A part of Eschrichtius robustus isolate mEscRob2 chromosome 20, mEscRob2.pri, whole genome shotgun sequence genomic DNA contains:
- the NATD1 gene encoding protein NATD1 encodes MAHSPAAVPPGAPEQGCPIRVEHDRRRRQFTVRLNGCHDRAVLLYEYVGKRIVDLQHTEVPDAYRGRGIAKHLAKAALDFVVEEDLRAHVTCWYIQKFVKENPLPQYLERLQP; translated from the exons ATGGCGCACTCGCCGGCCGCCGTGCCGCCGGGCGCGCCGGAGCAGGGCTGCCCCATCCGCGTGGAGCACGACCGTAGGCGCCGCCAGTTCACCGTCCGGCTTAACG GGTGTCACGACCGGGCTGTCCTGCTCTACGAGTACGTGGGCAAGCGGATTGTGGACCTGCAGCACACGGAGGTCCCCGACGCCTACCGCGGGCGCGGCATCGCCAAGCACCTGGCCAAG GCCGCTCTGGACTTCGTAGTGGAGGAGGACCTGAGGGCCCATGTCACGTGCTGGTACATCCAGAAGTTCGTCAAGGAAAACCCCCTGCCGCAGTACCTGGAGCGCCTGCAGCCGTAG